Proteins from a single region of Bacillota bacterium:
- a CDS encoding DUF1667 domain-containing protein — protein MRQSIRKICIVCPIGCQLEIIPGEELVVQGNQCPRGVQYAREEMTNPRRILTTTVAVRGTRARLPVKTQGTIPKGMLLTAMEYLRDLKVEPPLAMGDVVVPDLLGLGVSVVACKDLPGNGAEGA, from the coding sequence ATGAGGCAGTCTATACGTAAAATCTGTATCGTCTGTCCCATCGGTTGCCAGCTGGAGATCATACCGGGTGAGGAGCTGGTGGTCCAGGGTAACCAGTGTCCCCGGGGGGTGCAATACGCTCGGGAAGAGATGACTAATCCCCGACGGATCTTAACTACCACGGTGGCGGTACGGGGCACAAGGGCCCGCTTGCCGGTGAAGACCCAAGGTACCATCCCTAAGGGAATGCTTCTTACCGCCATGGAGTATCTGCGGGATCTTAAGGTGGAGCCTCCACTCGCTATGGGGGATGTGGTGGTACCGGATCTGTTGGGCCTTGGGGTTTCGGTGGTGGCCTGTAAGGATCTTCCCGGAAACGGTGCAGAGGGGGCCTGA